A region from the Vicia villosa cultivar HV-30 ecotype Madison, WI linkage group LG3, Vvil1.0, whole genome shotgun sequence genome encodes:
- the LOC131661043 gene encoding probable manganese-transporting ATPase PDR2: MSTFHVGGKVVDRVDLLRKKQLLWRLDVWPFAVFYGVWLSIILPSLDFVDACIVLGALSSTHILVCLFTAWSVDFKCFAYYSKVKNIDQADSCKITPAKFCGSKEVVPLNSRKSPAGSSSVDLEEIYFDFRKQCFVYSKENGNFNKLSYPTKETFGHYLKCSGHGSEAKVLAATEKWGRNVFDYPQPTFQKLMKEHCMEPFFVFQVFCVGLWCLDEYWYYSLFTLFMLFMFESTMAKSRLRTLTELRRVRVDNQIVMVHRGGKWVKLSGTDLLPGDVVSIGRSSGQNGEEKSVPADMLILAGSAIVNEAILTGESTPQWKISIAGRGMEEKLSAKRDKTHVLYGGTKILQHSPDKTFPLKTPDGGCLAVVLRTGFETSQGKLMRTILFSTERVTANSWESGLFILFLVVFALIAAGYVFIKGLEDPSRSKYKLILNCSLIVTSVIPPELPMELSIAVNTSLIALARRGIFCTEPFRIPFAGKVDICCFDKTGTLTSDDMEFSGVVGLTETTDLESDMSKVPVRTVEILASCHALVFVENKLVGDPLEKAALKGIDWSYKSDEKAVPKRGNGHPVQIVQRYHFASHLKRMAVIVRIQEEFFAFVKGAPEIIQDRLINVPPSYVETYRKYTRQGSRVLALAHKSLPDMTVSEARSLERDVVESGLTFAGFVVFNCPIRSDSADVLSGLKESSHDLVMITGDQALTACHVASQVHIISKPTLILTPLSYGKGYSWVSPDENENIRYSKEEVESLSESHDLCVGGDCFEMLQQTSAHLLVIPYVKVFARVAPEQKELILTTFKTVGRVTLMCGDGTNDVGALKQAHVGVALLNAMPPAKGGNSSSDSAAEDSSKPAKQKKSKPAGETSGKSISPSGEGTSKAKGASKSDSTSHSAGDRHQTAVDMQRQKLKKMMDELNEEGDGRAPIVKLGDASMASPFTAKHASVSPTTDIIRQGRSTLVTTLQMFKILGLNCLATAYVLSVMYLDGVKLGDVQATISGVFTAAFFLFISHARPLPTLSAERPHPNIFCAYVLLSLLGQFSVHLFFLMASVKEAERYMPEECIEPDASFHPNLVNTVSYMVSMMLQVATFAVNYMGHPFNQSISENRPFRYALFAAVCFFTVITSDLFRDLNDWLKLVPLPVGLRNKLLIWAFLMFFICYSWERLLRWAFPGKVPAWKRRQQVAVSNLEKKKEL, encoded by the exons ATGTCGACTTTTCACGTCGGCGGCAAGGTCGTCGACAGAGTTGATTTGCTGAGGAAGAAGCAATTGTTATGGCGCTTAGACGTTTGGCCTTTCGCCGTTTTCTATGGCGTGTGGCTTTCAATTATTCTTCCCAGTCTTGATTTTGTTGATGCTTGTATTGTGTTAGGGGCACTGTCTTCTACTCATATACTCGTTTGTCTCTTCACTGCTTGGTCGGTTGATTTCAAATGTTTTGCGTATTATAGCAAG GTCAAAAATATTGATCAGGCTGATTCTTGCAAGATAACTCCGGCTAAATTTTGTGGGTCTAAGGAAGTTGTGCCGCTTAATTCTCGGAAATCA CCTGCAGGTTCTTCATCAGTGGATCTGGAAGAGATTTACTTTGATTTTAGAAAACAATGTTTTGTTTATTCGAAGGAGAATGGGAATTTTAACAAACTATCGTATCCTACCAAGGAAACATTTGGACATTATCTCAAGTGTAGTGGTCATGGTTCCGAAGCCAAAGTTCTTGCTGCTACCGAGAAATGGGGGCGGAATGT ATTTGATTATCCTCAGCCAACATTTCAGAAATTGATGAAAGAACATTGCATGGAACCTTTTTTCGTATTTCAG GTTTTTTGTGTTGGTCTCTGGTGTTTAGATGAATATTGGTACTATAGTTTGTTCACTCTATTTATGCTGTTTATGTTTGAGTCGACCATGGCAAAAAGTCGGTTAAGGACTCTGACTGAGTTAAGACGTGTTAGAGTGGATAATCAGATTGTTATGGTTCATCGTGGTGGCAA ATGGGTAAAACTATCTGGTACAGACCTTTTGCCTGGAGATGTTGTCTCTATAGGccgttcttctggtcagaatggAGAGGAGAAATCTGTACCTGCAGACATGCTTATATTGGCTGGAAGTGCAATTGTGAATGAAGCTATTCTCACAGGCGAGTCTACTCCTCAATGGAAG ATTTCTATTGCGGGTAGGGGTATGGAGGAGAAGTTGTCAGCAAAGCGAGATAAAACCCATGTTTTATATGGTGGAACCAAAATATTGCAGCACTCTCCAGATAAG ACCTTTCCTCTAAAAACACCTGATGGTGGCTGCTTGGCTGTTGTCCTTAGAACTGGGTTTGAAACGAGTCAAGGAAAGTTGATGCGAACAATCTTATTCTCTACTGAAAGG GTGACTGCTAATAGCTGGGAAAGTGGACTGTTCATTTTATTCTTGGTTGTATTTGCTTTAATTGCGGCTGGTTATGTGTTTATTAAG GGGCTAGAAGACCCCTCAAGGAGCAAGTATAAACTTATACTAAACTGTTCTCTTATTGTTACTTCTGTGATACCTCCCGAGTTACCAATGGAATTATCTATAGCTGTTAACACTTCTCTGATTGCACTTGCACGTCGAGGAATTTTTTGCACAGAACCTTTTCGGATACCATTTGCTGGGAAG GTTGATATATGTTGTTTTGACAAGACTGGGACACTTACATCTGATGACATG GAATTTTCCGGAGTGGTTGGCTTGACAGAAACTACAGATTTGGAATCTGACATGAGTAAAGTGCCTGTGCGAACAGTAGAAATTCTGGCTTCTTGCCATGCATTGGTATTTGTTGAGAATAAGCTG GTTGGCGATCCTCTCGAGAAGGCCGCACTCAAGGGAATCGATTGGAGTTATAAATCTGATGAGAAGGCTGTTCCTAAAAG GGGAAATGGGCATCCTGTCCAAATTGTTCAGCGGTACCATTTTGCATCTCACTTAAAACGAATGGCAGTTATTGTTCGTATTCAAGAGGAATTTTTTGCATTTGTGAAG GGGGCCCCAGAAATTATACAAGATAGGCTCATTAATGTGCCTCCATCATATGTTGAGACCTACAGAAAATATACACGCCAGGGGTCTCGTGTTCTTGCTCTGGCTCACAAGTCTCTTCCAGACATGACA GTTAGTGAAGCTAGAAGCTTGGAGAGGGATGTGGTAGAAAGTGGACTTACTTTTGCTGGTTTTGTG GTGTTCAACTGTCCCATAAGATCAGATTCAGCTGATGTTTTATCAGGGTTGAAAGAATCTTCACATGACTTG GTGATGATTACTGGTGACCAAGCTTTGACAGCCTGTCATGTCGCTAGTCAAGTTCATATTATATCAAAACCAACATTAATTCTTACTCCATTGAGTTATGGTAAAGGATATAGTTGGGTGTCTCCCGATGAAAATGAAAACATTCGATAcag TAAGGAAGAGGTGGAAAGTTTGTCAGAGTCTCATGATCTATGTGTTGGAGGTGATTGTTTCGAGATGTTGCAACAAACATCAGCTCATCTTCTGGTCATTCCTTATGTGAAG GTTTTTGCTAGAGTTGCTCCTGAGCAAAAGGAACTTATCTTGACCACTTTCAAAACAGTCGGACGGGTAACATTGATGTGTGGGGATGGAACCAATGATGTTGGAGCTTTGAAGCAG GCACATGTAGGAGTTGCTCTTCTGAATGCAATGCCGCCAGCTAAAGGTGGAAACTCCTCTTCAGATTCAGCAGCCGAAGACAGTTCAAAACCTGCTAAGCAAAAGAAATCCAAGCCTGCAGGTGAAACATCTGGAAAGAGTATTAGCCCAAGTGGAGAAGGCACTTCAAAAGCCAAAGGTGCTTCTAAATCAGACTCCACTAGCCATTCAGCTGGTGACCGTCATCAAACAGCCGTTGATATGCAAAGACAGAAGCTTAAGAAGATGATGGATGAGCTCAATGAAGAAGGAGATGGGCGTGCACCCATTGTCAAGCTTGGTGATGCCTCAATGGCATCCCCGTTTACTGCTAAGCATGCATCTGTTTCTCCCACCACTGACATAATTCGACAAGGTCGGAGTACCCTAGTGACAACCCTTCAAATGTTTAAAATTCTGGGCCTCAACTGTCTTGCTACTGCATATGTCTTGAGTGTTATGTATCTGGATGGTGTCAAGCTAGGTGATGTACAAGCAACAATAAGTGGTGTCTTCACTGCTGCATTCTTCCTCTTTATTTCACATGCACGCCCTCTTCCCACTCTCTCAGCCGAACGTCCCCACCCCAACATCTTCTGTGCTTATGTCTTGCTTTCCCTCTTGGGACAGTTTTCTGTTCACCTGTTTTTTCTTATGGCATCCGTCAAAGAAGCTGAAAGATACATGCCAGAAGAATGTATTGAACCAGATGCAAGTTTTCATCCCAACTTGGTTAATACTGTTTCCTACATGGTGAGCATGATGCTCCAGGTGGCCACATTTGCCGTAAACTACATGGGCCATCCCTTCAACCAAAGTATTTCTGAAAACAGGCCTTTCCGTTATGCCCTCTTTGCTGCTGTTTGTTTCTTTACTGTGATAACATCTGATCTCTTCAGGGATTTGAATGACTGGTTGAAGTTGGTTCCATTGCCAGTTGGTTTGAGGAATAAACTTTTAATTTGGGCTTTTCTGATGTTTTTCATATGCTACTCATGGGAGAGACTGTTGAGGTGGGCTTTTCCCGGTAAAGTCCCAGCTTGGAAGAGGCGACAACAGGTTGCCGTATCTAATTTAGAAAAGAAGAAAGAGCTCTAA
- the LOC131661042 gene encoding protein DYAD, producing the protein MDRWGVHHRQPFIGWHGRSESSFPDVTTKEEESDNDEEEVVIKNEPVFFPEFKKRKRLSLSQLREVKEESCEKLSQLREVKEESYGKLSQLREVKEEYDGKESGSKSKRKKHDNKERWSSERYKLAEQSMWEVLKAEGATFESPIPRMALRTSARKFIGDTGLLDHLLKHIDGKVAPGGTDRFRRWFNTDGVMEYWLESADLDGVRQEAGVHDPYWIPPSTVRETPAAPCKDTDSSDELKQLKMEMAQMKKDMQELVAEKKKKSESNLMKETFKELVKWKAITDHRLTEIMASFKNLQGKYGEMVTWKTEVEQHLMDITNKLNELQAPRECTTFSPPSEKWKDWLEASHPCNNTQEDALATWIGSSELLNVPQECLLEYPYTGMPTQPLNEEAINKKSDAEELMPTMQDDQPNVTPDSSTTVNSKADIDNSLIMFQEMFMDLFKWKEKMEQQLLDVSNTVYGMLAMK; encoded by the exons ATGGATAGGTGGGGTGTTCATCATCGACAGCCATTTATTGGTTGGCATGGGAGAAGTGAGAGTTCTTTTCCTGATGTTACTACCAAGGAAGAGGAATCAGACAATGACGAAGAAGAGGTTGTTATTAAGAATGAACCTGTCTTTTTTCCGGAGTTTAAGAAAAGGAAGCGCCTCAGCCTCAGTCAGCTTAGAGAGGTGAAAGAGGAGTCGTGTGAGAAGCTTAGTCAGCTTAGAGAGGTGAAAGAGGAGTCTTATGGGAAGCTTAGTCAGCTTAGGGAGGTGAAAGAGGAGTATGATGGGAAGGAAAGCGGTAGCAAGAGTAAGAGAAAGAAGCATGATAATAAGGAAAGATGGTCAAGCGAGAG GTACAAGTTAGCTGAGCAAAGCATGTGGGAGGTATTGAAGGCAGAGGGTGCGACTTTTGAAAGCCCAATACCCCGAATGGCGCTAAGAACGTCTGCCCGTAAATTCATTGGTGATACTGGACTTCTAGACCACTTACTGAAGCACATTGATGGTAAAGTGGCACCTGGAGGGACTGATCGGTTCCGAAGATGGTTCAACACCGACGGAGTCATGGAGTATTGGTTGGAGAGTGCTGATTTGGATGGCGTCCGGCAGGAGGCCGGGGTGCATGATCCCTACTGGATACCACCATCCACTGTTAGGGAAACCCCTGCTGCCCCTTGCAAGGATACTGATTCTTCTGATGAATTGAAACAACTTAAAATGGAAATGGCCCAAATGAAGAA AGATATGCAGGAGCTCGTtgctgagaagaaaaagaaaagtgaaagtAACTTGATGAAG GAGACTTTCAAAGAACTTGTGAAGTGGAAAGCTATAACTGACCATCGCCTAACTGAAATCATGGCTTCTTTTAAGAATTTGCAG GGCAAGTATGGTGAAATGGTGACTTGGAAAACCGAAGTGGAGCAACATCTTATGGACATAACAAATAAGTTGAATGAACTTCAAGCACCAAGAGAATGCACTACTTTTAGCCCTCCTTCAGAAAAATGGAAAGATTGGTTAGAAGCCAGTCACCCATGCAATAATACTCAGGAGGATGCATTGGCAACTTGGATTGGGAGTTCAGAGCTACTTAATGTTCCACAAGAGTGTTTACTTGAATATCCCTACACCGGCATGCCAACTCAGCCACTCAATGAAGAAGCCATTAACAAGAAGAG TGATGCTGAGGAGCTAATGCCCACGATGCAAGATGATCAACCCAATGTCACCCCAGATTCTTCTACAACTGTTAATTCAAAGGCAGACATTGACAACTCATTGATAATGTTTCAG GAGATGTTTATGGATTTATTCAAATGGAAAGAAAAAATGGAGCAGCAGCTGCTGGATGTATCAAACACTGTATATGGCATGCTAGCAATGAAGTAG